A segment of the Anaerolineae bacterium genome:
AATGGAACCAATACTTTTGTTAAGCGACAAGCTGAATGTCATTTCGAGGCCATAGGCCGAGAAATCTCCTTCTAAAGGTACGGTTTCAAGGAGATTTCTCCCTTCGGTCGAAATGACATATCCGCCATTGCTACTGAAAGTAATGGTTTCAAACTAATCTCAGTATAAATTTAATTTACCAACCTTTTTGACGGCGGCCCAGGGCGCGGTCCATCTGGCGGCGGTCGGTGCGATCACGCATGGCCTGCCGTTTATCGTGCAGCTTTTTGCCGCGAGCCAGTCCCAATTGCACTTTGGCCCGGCTGTTTTTCAGGTAAATTTGCAGCGGCACCAGGGTCAGGCCCTTTTCCTGCAACTTGCCGGTCAACCGGTTGATCTCGCGGCGATGCATGAGCAATTTGCGGTCACGCCGGGGTTCGTGGTTTTGCTGGCTGGCTTGCTTGTAAGGCGCAATGTGGGTGTTGATCAACCACAACTCGCCTTCGCGGATGGTGGCGTAACTATCTCTTAAATTGACCTGCCCGGCGCGAATGGACTTGATCTCGCTGCCGGTTAACACCAGGCCCGCTTCAAAGGTGTCTTCGATGAGATAGTCGTGGCGCGCTTTGCGATTGGCTGCAATAACTTTAACGGGTTCACTCATTTTCGGCAATCACTTCATTGCGTAAAAATTCAACGGCCCGGTCTAATTGGGGGTCGCGTTCCTGCTCAATATCTTCAATGGTCATTTCCACTTCAAAATCAGGCGCTATGCCTTCGCCGTGAATTTGCCGGCGGAAGGGGGTCAACCACTCGGCCACAGTCACCCGCAATTCAGAACCATCAGATAGGGTGTGTGGCAACTGCACGGACCCTTTGCCAAAGGTCTGCTCGCCAATGAGCGTGCCCCGGCCGTAATCCTGGATGGCGCCGGCCACAATCTCGCTGGCGCTGGCGCTGCCGCCGTTAATCAGCACCACCAGGGGCGACTCAACGGCTACGTGCCGGCCTCCTCTGGCATCAAACTTTCTTTCCTCGTCGCCCTTTAACTTTTCAATCACCACCGTGCCTTCTTCCAAAAACAGGGCGCTAACGTCCACGGCCTCCGAGAGCAGGCCGCCCGGATTGCTGCGCACGTCAAAGATAATGGCCGTTGCGCCCTGGTCAAACAGGGATCCAAGGGCCTCGGCCACTTTGCCGGAAGCGCCTTTGCTGAATTGGGTCAGGCGCACGTAGCCAATAGACGGCTCTATAAACTCCCACTCAACCACCTCTATTTCAATGGTGGCCCGCACAATGGGCACTTCAAAAGGCTCGCGTTCACCCTCACGGAAAATGGTGAGCGCCACGGTTGAACCGGCCGGGCCGCGAATGAGCAGCACGGCTTCATACAGGCTCAACCCCTCAAGAGATTGGCCGTCCACTTCAATGATAACATCGTCGGGACGAAGCCCGGCCTCAAACGCCGGGCGACCGGGCATGGGATCGGCCACAATCAAGCGGCCAAACTCATCCATCCGAATGGTGGCGCCAATGCCTTCAAAGCTGCCGGTGATGTCTTCACTAAAAACGGCCGCCCGAATGGGGTCAATAAAGCCGGTATGCGGGTCGCCAAAAGAATTGACCATGCCCCGAATAGCCCCATAAACGCGCTCGTTATCCGGCGGAATTTCCCCATAAAATTGCTCGTTCAAAAAAGACCAAGCTTCCCAAAAGGTGGCAAACTCCGGGGGAATGTTATCCGGCTTCATCTCTGCCGGCTGGCCCGGCCCACTGCCCCCGGACAAAGGCAGAGCTGTTTCTGATGAGACAACCCAACCCGATCCATAGAAGTTGGCGTAAAAAATCATTCCGGCCACAAAGGAACCGGCGGTTACCAAACCCACCAGCACCAGCAGTAACAAAAGTTTCCCTAATCGTTTCATCAAACCTTATCCTTATTCGCCTTCCGTTAAAAAACTAATCGCCCGTGCCAGTTGGGGGTCGCGCTGGTTAAGATGGTCTTCTTCGGTGAACAGGACCTCTATATCAGGCGCCAAGCCGGCGGCGTCAATCACGTTGTTGTTGGGCGTAAACCACTTGGCCACGGTCACGTGCAGGCGGGAGTCGTCGGACAATTCATAAATCAACTGGACACTGCCTTTGCCAAAGGTTTTTTCACCAATCAGGGTAGCCCGTTCATAATCTTGCAACGCCCCGGCCACAATCTCGCTGGCGCTGGCTGTGCCGCCATTGACCAAGACCACCAGGGGTTGATCTAGGGCGTTGCCGCCGCCACGGACCTCGTACACGCGCTCGCCTTCACTTTTACGGTCCTCGCGCAGCACTACCCCCTGGCGCAAAAATTGGCTGGCTACATCCACGGCTGCATCTAGCAGACCCCCGCCGTTGTTTCGTAAATCCAAAATGTAGGCCTCGGCGCCTTGAGTGGACAACTCCTCAAAAGCTTGCTTTAATTCCTGATTACTGCGCTCGGTAAAGGCGGTCAGTTGAATATAACCAAGCGTGGGGGCTTCTTCCAAAATGCGCCAGTGCGCGCTGGGGGTTTCAACGATGGCCCGTTCAATCGTGAGGTCAATTGGCCCGTCAACGCCGGCTCGTTCAACGGTCAGCACCACTTCCGTGCCCACCTCACCCCGGATCATGGACACCACGTTGTCTATGGTCATTTCCGGGGTAAGGGCCGTGCCATCTACGGCAATAAGAATATCGCCGTTTTGCAGCCCGGCCCGTTCCGCCGCCTGGTCGCGCATTGGCTCAAGGATGATCCGGCCTTGTTCATCCTGGCGCACGTACGCCCCAATTCCGCCAAATTGACCCTCTAACTGGGCCTTTTCTTTGGCCGCCGGTTCCGGCTCAATAAAAAGGGTGTAGGGATCATTCAAGGTGGCCAGCGCGCCTTTGATGGCCCCATAAGTTGAGGTGGGGTCTTCTGGAACTTCGCCGTAAAATTGGTTTTCAATGTGATGCCATACTTCCCAATACAGCGAAAAATCTTCGGCTTCAGCCTCGGTGGGCTGGTCGTTTACTATAAAATCGCGCAGCACGTAGCCGCTGCCTGCGCCGGCGCCAAAAATAACCAGCGCGACAATGGAGGTAGTAATGATTTTGGTGATGGTTTGCATAAACGGCCTCTATTTTAAGCTAACGGCTTTAAATTGTAGCATGGATAGAGAGGGGGAGCAAACACTCATTGAATTGAGAGGGCCAATTCCGGCAACGCGATACTTGCGTTCCCCCTTCGTGTGGATTAAACTTTGGGCAGTTTGCGCCGGTGAGGTTCTATATCACGAGCCAAGAATTTAACAAAAAATTTGAGGATGGAGTGTTAAAAAAATGACAGAAGCAACATCGCCCCTTACGCGCGTGGCCGGTTTCCGGGCTATCGGCGTGACCTGCGGCTTAAAACAATCCGGCCAGCCCGACCTGGCCCTGGTTTTGGCCGACCGCCCCGGCCCGGCGGCGGCCGTTTTCACCGGCAATGCTTTTAAAGCCGCGCCGGTTTTGTATGATATGGCCCTATTGCAACGTACCCAAACGTTACAGGCCGTGATTATCAATGCGGGCAATGCCAACGCCATTACCGGCGGGCAGGGTTTGCGCGACGCCGAACACATGGCCCGCTTGACCGAAACAGCCTGCGGCCTGCCCCCCGATAGCGTTTTGGTGATGAGCACCGGCATTATCGGCCACCAAATGCCAATGGCTAAAATTGAAAAGGGAATTCGCGCTGCCGCCGAAGCCATTTTAACCCCGGCCGGAGCGCAGGGACATGCGGCAGCGCAGGCCATTATGACCACCGACCTGGCGTCCAAAGAAGCTTTTGCCCAAATCACCCTTCAAGGGCAAACGGTCAACATCGGGGGCATGGCCAAGGGCAGTGGCATGATCCATCCGAATATGGGCACGCTGCTGGGGGTGATTGTCACCGATGCCGTCATTGAGCCGCCGGCGTTGAAGGCGGCCCTCAAACAGGCAACGGCCCGCACCTTCAACCGGGTCACGGTAGACGGCGATACCAGCACCAATGACACCGTTGTGACTCTGGCTTCGGGCGCAGCCAACCACTCGCCCATCACTTATGCCCCAAACCGCCCCTCGGCTGAATTCAATACGTTTGTGGGCGCTCTCACCGAACTTTGCACGCGCCTGGCCAAAGCCATTGCCCGCGACGGCGAGGGAGCCACCAAACTGGTAGAAATTACCGTGCGCGGCGCGGCCAACGAGGCCGAGGCCGAGACCGCCGCCAAAACAATTGCCACCTCCCCCCTGATGAAAACGGCCCTGTTTGGCAACGATCCCAACTGGGGCCGCGCCCTGGCCGCCATTGGCCGCAGCGGGGCCAGCGTTGACCCCGCCCGCACTGCCCTACAATTGGGCCACTTTCAATTGGTGGCCTCCGGCGAGCCGCTGGCGTTTGACCCCGCCGCGGCCGGCAAGTGGTTAGCCCACCACGACGAGATACAACTTGTGGCCGACCTGGGCGTGGGTCAAGCCAAAGCCACCGTGTGGACTTGCGACTTATCTTACAAATATATTGAGATCAACGCCGAATATCACACCTGAGTTTGGAGAAATGAATTGACCAATTTGATCGGACAAACCCTGAACCAACAATATCGCCTGGATGCTTACCTGGGCCTGACCGGCCTCGCCGAGGCTTACCAGGCTTACGATCTCCGGCGCGCTCGCCCCGTTACCATCAAAATAATCCACCCCGATCTGGCGCAAAATCAAACCTTTCTGCGTTATCTTGACCAGGAGGCCGGAAAGCTGGCCGCCCTGGCGCACCCAAATATCGTCCGCTTTTATGAATTCCAACAAACCGAAGACCTGGCCTTTTGGGTAACGGATCACGCCGAGGACGCGCCCCTGAGTCGCCGCCTCCTTAAAGCCGACGGCCCCTTACCCCTGGCCGAAGTGAACAATATTTTTCAACAGACGTGCGCGGCCCTGCATTACGCCCACCAACAAAACCTGGCCCACCAGGCCATAACCCCGGCCGGTATCCGCCTCCGGCCCGATGGCGGGGTGCGGGTAGCCGACTTTGGGTTGGGCCGGGCCGCTGCTCTGGCCGGCGCCGAAGCGGGCACGCCCGCCTATCTGTCGCCCGAACAATGCCGGGGCCAAAATGTGGATGACCGGGCCGATATTTACGCCCTGGGGATTGTTCTGTATGAAATGGTCGCCGGGCGTCCGCCCTTTGCCGGCGAGGGAGCGCCGGAAACAGAAAGGAGCGCGCGCGATAAAGTTTGTTGGCAGCAAATTCACGCCACCCCCGTCCCGCCCCGCCACTTCAACCCCAACCTGCCCCCGGCCCTGGAGCGGGTCATCCTCAAAGCCCTGGCCAAAGCGCCTGCCGACCGTTTCCCCGACATCCCGGCGATGCTGGCCGCGTTTGACCTTGCCCTCGGCGACGAGGTAAATCAGGCGCAAGCGGCGCAACCCTATGCCCAGCCTTTGCCGGCCAAAACTCCTCTGTCTGCGTCTGCCGCGGCCGTGGCCGCCAGGTCCGCTTCGGCGGCCCATCCGACCATACCGGCTGCCCCGGCGGATAACAAGACTCGCCCCCGAAATCACCTGGCCAAGGCAGTGGTGGCCGGGGGGATGGTGATAGCGGCGTTGTTGTGTGTAATTTTGCTGGCCGGGCTGTTGCTTATTCCCAATGGCCTGATTTATTTTGACTACACCAAAATTGGCCGCGACGGCGGCGCGGCGCAAGACCCTGATGGGACCACGCTCTTTTTCCCGCCCGGCGGAATTGGCCGCGCCTTGTGGGTAAAATTGACCGCCATACCGCGCAGTTCATTTTTGCAGGGAGAGGCCGGCGACAGCTTGCGGGCCGCGGCCCAAAGTATCCCGCCCTACCTGGTGATGAAAAGCCCCTTTTACCAAATTGAACACGGCGGCGGCGCGGCCCAAACGGCCGTCATCCGCGTGCCCATCCCCAACGAATCCGAACCCTACAGCACCCTGGATTTATACACCTGGACCGGCGAAACCTGGCAGTGGCTGTCGCACCGCAAAATATTGAACCAGGAGATACTTGAGGCTGACCTGGATTACCTGCCCCCGGCAGTGGTGGTGATGCAAACCCACCCCCTCCAGCCTAATCTATCTGTTGACCTGGGGCCGGACACCGTTATCCCGGATAACGTCAAAGAAACCGTGGTTGAAATCCACCCCCAGGGCCTATCCCTGGGCGGCGAGGGCGGCATTATCAACAATCTGCAATTGCCGCCGGAAGCGCGAAATACCTATTTGGTGGTCATTCCCACCTTGCGCAACTGGCAAGATGATGGCGCTGTGCGTTCAGATTTGGTGAATAACCTGTTAGTTGACCCCAACGCCCGCGGCCGGCACATCCAGGCCATCCTCACCCTGGTACAGCAAAATGCGTACCAGGGCATAGATATTGACTATCGCGGCATCAGCCCCGATTTGAAACAAGATTACACCGATTTCCTGGCCCAACTGCGGGCAGCCCTGCCTAACGACAAACAGCTTTCGGTGCGGGTGGAACTGCCGGCCCAGGTGGCCGCCGATACCTGGGACGCCGGCGCTTACGATTGGCCGGCCTTGGACCGCATTGCCGATGTCATCAGGATGCCTGTCCCATTCGATCCCAGGGCGTACACGCCGGGCGGCCACGTAGAAACAATGCTGGCCTGGGCCGTCGGCCAGGTGAGCCGGTATAAACTGCAACTGCTGCTCTCCACCCGCAGCACTGAACAGGCGCAGGAGACAACCCGCGCCATCAACTATCAACAAGCCCTTCAGCCGTTAGGCGTTGCCACCATTGTGGGCGGGGCGAACACGGTTGCGCCCGGCCAGGCCGTGGAGTTTACCCTGGCCGGCCCGCCGGCCTTTACCGGGCTGCAATTTGATAACGCCAGCGGTATCTACTGGTATGCCTACCTGGACGACAACCAGGTACAACACACGGTATACCTGGAAAACGCCGCCAGTATGGCCCGCAAACTACAATTGGTCACCCAATACAATTTACGGGGCGTCACCCTGCAAGTGGCCCCCCACAACG
Coding sequences within it:
- the smpB gene encoding SsrA-binding protein SmpB, with the translated sequence MPKMSEPVKVIAANRKARHDYLIEDTFEAGLVLTGSEIKSIRAGQVNLRDSYATIREGELWLINTHIAPYKQASQQNHEPRRDRKLLMHRREINRLTGKLQEKGLTLVPLQIYLKNSRAKVQLGLARGKKLHDKRQAMRDRTDRRQMDRALGRRQKGW
- a CDS encoding S41 family peptidase — protein: MKRLGKLLLLLVLVGLVTAGSFVAGMIFYANFYGSGWVVSSETALPLSGGSGPGQPAEMKPDNIPPEFATFWEAWSFLNEQFYGEIPPDNERVYGAIRGMVNSFGDPHTGFIDPIRAAVFSEDITGSFEGIGATIRMDEFGRLIVADPMPGRPAFEAGLRPDDVIIEVDGQSLEGLSLYEAVLLIRGPAGSTVALTIFREGEREPFEVPIVRATIEIEVVEWEFIEPSIGYVRLTQFSKGASGKVAEALGSLFDQGATAIIFDVRSNPGGLLSEAVDVSALFLEEGTVVIEKLKGDEERKFDARGGRHVAVESPLVVLINGGSASASEIVAGAIQDYGRGTLIGEQTFGKGSVQLPHTLSDGSELRVTVAEWLTPFRRQIHGEGIAPDFEVEMTIEDIEQERDPQLDRAVEFLRNEVIAENE
- a CDS encoding S41 family peptidase; this translates as MQTITKIITTSIVALVIFGAGAGSGYVLRDFIVNDQPTEAEAEDFSLYWEVWHHIENQFYGEVPEDPTSTYGAIKGALATLNDPYTLFIEPEPAAKEKAQLEGQFGGIGAYVRQDEQGRIILEPMRDQAAERAGLQNGDILIAVDGTALTPEMTIDNVVSMIRGEVGTEVVLTVERAGVDGPIDLTIERAIVETPSAHWRILEEAPTLGYIQLTAFTERSNQELKQAFEELSTQGAEAYILDLRNNGGGLLDAAVDVASQFLRQGVVLREDRKSEGERVYEVRGGGNALDQPLVVLVNGGTASASEIVAGALQDYERATLIGEKTFGKGSVQLIYELSDDSRLHVTVAKWFTPNNNVIDAAGLAPDIEVLFTEEDHLNQRDPQLARAISFLTEGE
- the argJ gene encoding bifunctional glutamate N-acetyltransferase/amino-acid acetyltransferase ArgJ → MTEATSPLTRVAGFRAIGVTCGLKQSGQPDLALVLADRPGPAAAVFTGNAFKAAPVLYDMALLQRTQTLQAVIINAGNANAITGGQGLRDAEHMARLTETACGLPPDSVLVMSTGIIGHQMPMAKIEKGIRAAAEAILTPAGAQGHAAAQAIMTTDLASKEAFAQITLQGQTVNIGGMAKGSGMIHPNMGTLLGVIVTDAVIEPPALKAALKQATARTFNRVTVDGDTSTNDTVVTLASGAANHSPITYAPNRPSAEFNTFVGALTELCTRLAKAIARDGEGATKLVEITVRGAANEAEAETAAKTIATSPLMKTALFGNDPNWGRALAAIGRSGASVDPARTALQLGHFQLVASGEPLAFDPAAAGKWLAHHDEIQLVADLGVGQAKATVWTCDLSYKYIEINAEYHT
- a CDS encoding protein kinase gives rise to the protein MTNLIGQTLNQQYRLDAYLGLTGLAEAYQAYDLRRARPVTIKIIHPDLAQNQTFLRYLDQEAGKLAALAHPNIVRFYEFQQTEDLAFWVTDHAEDAPLSRRLLKADGPLPLAEVNNIFQQTCAALHYAHQQNLAHQAITPAGIRLRPDGGVRVADFGLGRAAALAGAEAGTPAYLSPEQCRGQNVDDRADIYALGIVLYEMVAGRPPFAGEGAPETERSARDKVCWQQIHATPVPPRHFNPNLPPALERVILKALAKAPADRFPDIPAMLAAFDLALGDEVNQAQAAQPYAQPLPAKTPLSASAAAVAARSASAAHPTIPAAPADNKTRPRNHLAKAVVAGGMVIAALLCVILLAGLLLIPNGLIYFDYTKIGRDGGAAQDPDGTTLFFPPGGIGRALWVKLTAIPRSSFLQGEAGDSLRAAAQSIPPYLVMKSPFYQIEHGGGAAQTAVIRVPIPNESEPYSTLDLYTWTGETWQWLSHRKILNQEILEADLDYLPPAVVVMQTHPLQPNLSVDLGPDTVIPDNVKETVVEIHPQGLSLGGEGGIINNLQLPPEARNTYLVVIPTLRNWQDDGAVRSDLVNNLLVDPNARGRHIQAILTLVQQNAYQGIDIDYRGISPDLKQDYTDFLAQLRAALPNDKQLSVRVELPAQVAADTWDAGAYDWPALDRIADVIRMPVPFDPRAYTPGGHVETMLAWAVGQVSRYKLQLLLSTRSTEQAQETTRAINYQQALQPLGVATIVGGANTVAPGQAVEFTLAGPPAFTGLQFDNASGIYWYAYLDDNQVQHTVYLENAASMARKLQLVTQYNLRGVTLQVAPHNDARTWDVLRNFFDLVIPPVEGRQVVVWRVQNEGGGLMAEEMVDLRQPNYKWTAPEAGGTYTISAAIAPGPEIPPTIPRGQVNVLVAP